In Myxococcus virescens, the genomic stretch GCATTGGCTCCGACGTCGGCCGAGTGGGGCGCATCTTCCGTCGGAAGCTCCTGTGCTGGCGGAGTGGAGCTGCTTCTCGCGGGTGCCGTCCGCGTTGCTGCATCTGACGGAGGCCCCGTCGTCCGCGGGGCCTCGGAGGTCGGGGCCACCACCGCTGATGTCGGCATGTCCTCATGGGGAAGGGCGACCGCCGCGCCTTCCGCCACCACGTCGACGTCACTGGCGTGCAGGGGCGCTTCGCCCGCCATCAGTAGCCAGCCTCCCTCCACCGAGGGCAGGGAAGGCGGCGTGAGTGCCGCGGCCAGCGGCGAGTCCGGCGGCGGGTCCAGTGGAACGGCTGCATCAGTGCGAAGCGTCCCTCGCGTGGCCAGCACTCGCGCCTGCCGGACGCCAGGAGGGACTTCGACAGGCACGCGGGCCTGTCCCCGGGCGTTCGCTCGAACAGGGCCGAAGCGACGATTCGCGACCTCCACCTCGACGTGCGCGCCCGCCGCCGTGGCGACATCGAGCTCCATGAGTCCCACCAGCGGCAGCCGCACCACCGTCACCGGGGGCGGCGCGTCCGCGGTGGGAGCGTCCGTCCAGAAGAGGAGGACGGCCACCTGGGGATAACGAACGGAAGGAGGCCGCCACTGGAAGAGGCGGACCGCACCACGCTCCACGCGGTTCGAGTCGAAGGTGCCCGTGGATGCCGCGGCGTGGAGGGTTCCCGTGCCGGCGGGGACCCGGACCTTCAACGTCACCGGGGCATCGGTGCCGAGCACGATGCGCTCGGGCGACCAGGACACGGTGACGTCAGGTGTGGCCGCCAACCCCGCCACCGGCATGGCGAGGACCATCAGGAGGGGCAGCGCGCGCAGTGTCATCGTCCGTGCCCCTCCTGATGAATGTGCGGCCCTGGTCAATCCTCCGACGCGGGGGGCGGCTCGGCGCCGTCAGCGGGCGCCGGCTCGGCGCTGTCACTGACGGGCAGGGGCTTGTCCGCGGGTCCGGTCACCTGCCGGTTGGGCGGGTTGAAGACCGGCTTCTCCACCGGGCCGCCACCACGGCCGTGCACCAGCGTCTTGGTGTCGGTGCGGAAGGTGATGTCCACCTTGTCGCCGCGAACGGCCGACACGTAACCCGTGCCGAAGGTGGGATGCTGGATGACCTGATCCACCTTGTACGTGTCCTTCGGGCTGTAGCGGGGCGCGTTGGCGACATCCTTTCCAGCGAGCTGCTCCTCGAAGGAGATGATGACCTTCTCCGCCTTCGCGGACGCGCTCGAGCTGCTGCTGGAGGACGAGCGCGGGGTGCGGGTGGTGCTGGACGAGGGGCGATCCGTCGCACCGGGCGCCGCGCGATAGGCGTGGTCTCCGCCACACGTGTTGCAGCGCACCCGAGCAATCTTCGTTCCCACCATCGCCAGGATGGTGTGCGCGAGGGTGAGCTTGCAGCGGGTACAAAGCGCATCCACCTCGCCGCCGACCTTATGAGTTGCCATGTTCGTTCGTCTGTTTCTCTGCCCGGCAGGGGACGCCGCCGGGCATGGGAGTAAAGGGGCGCGGAACATAACGGCATCGCTTCCAAGGGAGGAAGTGTCTTCGTCGCTTGCCTCCCCGGGCCTTGTGCCGGCCTCCGGGCCGCCATAAAGAGTAGCCCCGAACGCATGACCACGCAGACCCCCAGCAAGCCGGCACGCGAGCCCGGGCCCATCACCCAGGCCGTCACGAGCTTTGGCCAGGGCCTCATCGACATTGTCAGCACCCTGGGCGGAATCATCACCATGGGGCTGGCCGTGTTCCGCTGGAGCGTGCGGCGCCCCTTCCGGCTGGTCAACCTCTTCGCCCAGTTGGACTTCGTGGGCGTGGGGTCCATCTTCATCGTATCGCTCACCGGCACGTTCACCGGCATGGTCTTCGCGCTACAGACGTCCACCGCCTTTCAGCTCTTCGACGCGGAGAGCCTGGTGGGCCCCACGGTGGCGCTGACGCTCACCCGCGAGCTGGCGGCCGTGTTCTCCGCGCTGATGGTGACCATGCGCGCAGGCTCCGCCATGTGCACCGAGCTGGGCACCATGCGCGTCACCGAGCAGGTGGACGCGCTGGAGACCATGGCCGTCAACCCGGTGCAGTACCTGTTGGTTCCCCGGGTGCTGGCCGGCCTCTTCATGGTGCCGGCGCTCACCATGCTCTTCAACACCATGGGCATGGGCGGGGCCTACGTGGTGGCCGTCGGGGGCCTGGGCATCTCCCCCGGGACCTTCCTCTCCCGGACGCAGCAGTGGCTGGCGCCCGAGGACATCTTCCAGGGCCTGCTCAAGGGCGCCGTGTTCGGCCTGTCGGTGTCCCTCATCTGCTGCTTCAAGGGCTTCAACGCCTCGGGCGGCGCCAAGGGCGTGGGGCAGGCCACCACGGAGGCGATGGTGGCCAGCGCCCTGTCCATCTTCATCCTCGACTTCATCCTGGGCGTCCTCTTCTTCTGATGTCGCCCCCGGCTTCCAACGCTCCGGCGTCCGGCACGCCGATGATCCAGGTGGTCGACCTGCACAAGACATTCGGCGACCACAAGGTGCTCACCGGCATCAACCTCACCGTGCCAGCCGGCAGCACCTGCGTCATCCTGGGCGGCTCCGGCTCCGGCAAGACGGTGCTGATGAAGCACATGATTGGCCTGCTCAAGCCGGACCGCGGCCAGGTCATCATCGACGGGGAGGACATCGTCCCCATGGGCGTCGAG encodes the following:
- a CDS encoding MlaE family ABC transporter permease; its protein translation is MTTQTPSKPAREPGPITQAVTSFGQGLIDIVSTLGGIITMGLAVFRWSVRRPFRLVNLFAQLDFVGVGSIFIVSLTGTFTGMVFALQTSTAFQLFDAESLVGPTVALTLTRELAAVFSALMVTMRAGSAMCTELGTMRVTEQVDALETMAVNPVQYLLVPRVLAGLFMVPALTMLFNTMGMGGAYVVAVGGLGISPGTFLSRTQQWLAPEDIFQGLLKGAVFGLSVSLICCFKGFNASGGAKGVGQATTEAMVASALSIFILDFILGVLFF